In Pseudomonas sp. FP1742, the DNA window CACCGAATGATTATTGGCGCTCGCTTTCGCGCGAATATCGTCGACTTGGGCCTTGATGCCTTCAGGAGTGTTGCCATTGGTGAAATACCAATCCGACACCCGCGCCGCCATGTCTCTGGCAGCACGGGAGCTGCCGCCCTGGAAGACTTCCGGTCGACCCAACGGCTTGGGTTTGAGGCTGTAGTTGTCGAAGCGATAGAAGTCACCGCGAAAGGTGAAATTATCCTGGGTCCAGATGCCCTTGAGTGCGCGGATAAATTCTTCGGAGCGGCGATAACGCTCGTCGTGCTCCAGCCAGTGTTCGCCGATGGCCTGAAATTCCCCCTTGAACCAGCCACTGACAATGTTCACCGCCACCCGGCCATTGGTGAGTTGATCGATGGTCGCCAGTTGCTTGGCTGCCAACGCCGGTTGCCATGGCCCCGGCAAGATTGCCGCAATCACTTTCAGCTTGCTGGTCGCGGCCAGCAGTGCATGGCTGAACGCAACCGATTCATGTTGAAACTCGGCGCCATACCCAGCGGTGAAACGAATCTGGGTCAAGGCATATTCGAACCCCGCCTCTTCGGCCAGTTGCGCCAGTTTGCGGTTATAGTCGATGCCCCAATGGGTGCGCTGTTCGATCTTGCTGACCACCAGCCCGCCACTGACGTTCGGCACCCAGTAGGCAAATTTGACGGCTTGCTGACTCATGGACGTGTCCTCGGGTTTTCAGGGAAGTCCTTGGCCAGAGCAGCAACCGTGCCATCGCTTGAATCGCGTTTTGTGACACTGGCGTCTTGAGTCGAGCGAGATACCCTGTGGGAGATTCTATGTTGCAGGACAACCCTGCAACGGTCGATTCGGTTGGTATTCGCTCTGGTTTTTCATCAGAGCGAACGCCACCCGGGCGAGTTTTCGGGCAAGGATTACCAGGGCCTGAGTCCTCTTGAAACCTCTGGCCAGGTACCCTTCATAAAATGGTTTCCAGGTCGCTGAACGACAGGCGGCCATGGCCGAGTTGTGGGCCAGACGTCGTATTTCCGGATCCCCTTTCTTGGTCAGACTGCGACTCCCCGTCTTTTTTCCCGAGTCATCGACCCTCAAGTCCATGCCCAAAAAAGCGATGAAGGCATTGCTGTCCTTAAACTCGCCACGCAAAAAAGCCGTCGCAAATCCAGTTGCCGTCAGTACACCAACGCCTTCAATGGCCTTGCAACGCTCAATATTTTCGGCGGCTCCGGCCTCTTTGCTCAGGTCACGCAGCTGTTTTTGAATGGCCAAATCCGAGCGCTTAAACGTCTCCATCAGACATTTCAGCTCTTCTTCCAGGCGCGGCTCATTGGCCCAGCTCTGAGCCAGGCTGACACGCGCCTTGATCAGTGCTGCCCGTCGATGAAGCAGGCTTTGCAGGGCCTTGTAAGCCTTGGGCGGCGGGCTCCAAGCGCGTAACCCACCCTGTTCATGCGCCAGATACCGAGCCAGAAGACGAGCATCACACGGATCATTTTTAGCTCGTTGGCCGACACCGCGGCGGTAATGACTCAAGCGATAACCGTCCACGACGTAGACCTGATGACCCAACTCATAGGCCAACTCAACCGTGTCCAAGTGGTAAATGTTGGTGGCCTCAACGGCAATGCCACTTTTGGCGGGCAGCGTCTTGAGCCAACGTTTGAGTGCTGCTCGATTATTGGAGATGGCTTGTGTGGTTTGCAGATCGGCGCGATAGACGAGCACCTCAGCCTTGGCCACATCAACACCCACGACCGCTTGCGAAGTAAGGATTGTCATGACGAATCCTCGGAGCTAGGGTTTAAGAGCTTGTTGGGGTCTACCGTTGCGCTGGCTTGTCTCTATCGTCGGCCTAGCCGATGAATTCCTTATTGGCGCTTTTAGGTAGAAGGGGTGGGACGAAGTCTCCCACGGTCTGTACTGGCTAGAGTCAGAATCGGGCTTTTAGTCCCACCCACCCCTTCAAGTCTAAACATACAAGCGGGCTTGCTCGCGAAAGCGGTATGCCAGCCAATAAATAAGTTGAATGTTAACCTCCCTTCGCGAGCAAGCCCGCTCCCGCAGGTAACCGGGTACACCTGAAGCAATTTGCTGATGCACTGTTGCCACAGCAACAATTCAGGCCACGCCGAAATCCACACCCTCCAATAAACTATACCTGCGAGCTTCGGCATGGACCGTGCAATCGCCCTTGGCATGCAACGCCTTTCACCGCCGATTTTTTTACCACGCCAAGGAGCTGTCCCATGACCGATCACCAGGTAATCAACCCGCTGTCCACCGGCACTGACTATGAAGCACTGGCCGAACGCTTTCGGCCGATCTTCCAGCGCATCGCCGCCGGTGCCGTCGAGCGCGAGCAAAGCCGCAGCCTGCCGAACGAGCCGATTCAGTGGCTCAAGGACGCCGGTTTCGGCGCGGTGCGAGTGCCGGTTGAATACGGCGGTGGCGGCGCATCCTTGCCACAGTTGTTCGAATTGCTGATCGAACTGGCCGAAGCCGACTCCAACGTACCCCAGGCCCTGCGCGGGCATTTCGCCTTTGCCGAGGACCGCTTGAACTCACCCCCGGGGCCGGGCCGGGATCTGTGGTTCAAACGCTTTGTTGACGGAGACATCGTCGGCAATGCCTGGACCGAGATCGGCGCCGTGGCAATCGGCGAAGTGATCACCAAGGTTTCTCCCCATGGCGAGCAGTGGCGGCTCAATGGCGAGAAGTTCTACAGCACCGGCAGCATTTTCTCTGACTGGATCGACGTCTATGCCCAACGCAGCGATACCGGTGGCGACGTGATCGCCGCCGTCCGCACACGCCAGCCGGGGATTGTGCAGAGCGATGACTGGGACGGTTTCGGCCAGCGCACCACTGGCAGTGGCACCTCGCGCTTTACCGATGCCGAAGTGGAGGCTGAAAACATCATCGACTTCGCCACCCGTTTCAAATACCAGACGGCGTTTTATCAGTTGGTGCTGCTGGCGACCCTGGCCGGCATCGGCCGCTCTGCCTTGCGCGATGTGACGCATCAGGTGCGCGAGCGTAGACGCATCTATAGCCATGGCAATGCGCAGCGGGTCAGCGAGGATTCGCAAGTGCAGCAGGTGGTGGGTGAAGTGGCGGCGTGGGTGTATGCCGCCGAAGCCAGTGCCCTGAAAGCCGCACAACCGGCGCAGCGGGCTTATCTGGCACGGTTCTCAGGGGATGAAGCGCTGGAACGCGCGGCGAATGTGGCGGCGGAGATTGAATCGGCCAAAGCTCAGGTGGTGGTCTCGGAATTGATCCAGCGGGCGACTACGGCGCTGTTCAACGCCTTGGGCGCTTCGGATGTTCGCGAAGGTAAATCGCTGGATCGGCATTGGCGCAATGCGCGGACCGTGTCATCGCACAATCCGGTGATCTACAAGGCTCGGATTGTTGGGGACTGGGCGATTAACGGGACCGAACCGCCGTTTGTGTGGCAGATCGGTAATGGGCCTGTGCGCAAGTGATGTGTTGTTGGAGTTGACGCCTTCGCGAGCAAGCCCGCTCCCACATTCGACCGAGTTCCTTCAGAGGAATGCGATTAAATGTGGGAGCGGGCTTGCTCGCGAATAGGCCAGACCGGTCGCTGCAAAGTTTGGATATGGGTAAGATACCGGCCTTCCCCCGCAGCCCCTCTTCTGCGCCCTGCCGAATAAGCCCATTCCATGCCTTTCGAACTCAGCGTTGACCTCACTACTTTGGCCGTTCTGGCCTTCGTCGCTTTCATTGCCGGTTTCATCGACGCCATCGCCGGCGGTGGCGGTCTGTTGACCACCCCGGCGCTGTTGACCGCCGGCCTGCCGCCGCACCTGGTGCTGGGCACCAACAAACTCAGTTCGACCTTCGGCTCGGCCACCGCCAGCTTCACCTTCTACCGGCGCAA includes these proteins:
- the sfnG gene encoding dimethylsulfone monooxygenase SfnG, which produces MSQQAVKFAYWVPNVSGGLVVSKIEQRTHWGIDYNRKLAQLAEEAGFEYALTQIRFTAGYGAEFQHESVAFSHALLAATSKLKVIAAILPGPWQPALAAKQLATIDQLTNGRVAVNIVSGWFKGEFQAIGEHWLEHDERYRRSEEFIRALKGIWTQDNFTFRGDFYRFDNYSLKPKPLGRPEVFQGGSSRAARDMAARVSDWYFTNGNTPEGIKAQVDDIRAKASANNHSVKVGVNAFVIARDTEEEARAVLAQIIDQADPHAVNAFGDAAKQAGRASPEGEGNWAKSTFEDLVQYNDGFKTNLIGTPQQIAERIVALKAVGVDLVLAGFLHFQEEVEYFGKRVLPLVRELEAKAQLEQSTAVA
- a CDS encoding acyl-CoA dehydrogenase family protein, which produces MTDHQVINPLSTGTDYEALAERFRPIFQRIAAGAVEREQSRSLPNEPIQWLKDAGFGAVRVPVEYGGGGASLPQLFELLIELAEADSNVPQALRGHFAFAEDRLNSPPGPGRDLWFKRFVDGDIVGNAWTEIGAVAIGEVITKVSPHGEQWRLNGEKFYSTGSIFSDWIDVYAQRSDTGGDVIAAVRTRQPGIVQSDDWDGFGQRTTGSGTSRFTDAEVEAENIIDFATRFKYQTAFYQLVLLATLAGIGRSALRDVTHQVRERRRIYSHGNAQRVSEDSQVQQVVGEVAAWVYAAEASALKAAQPAQRAYLARFSGDEALERAANVAAEIESAKAQVVVSELIQRATTALFNALGASDVREGKSLDRHWRNARTVSSHNPVIYKARIVGDWAINGTEPPFVWQIGNGPVRK
- a CDS encoding transposase, with product MTILTSQAVVGVDVAKAEVLVYRADLQTTQAISNNRAALKRWLKTLPAKSGIAVEATNIYHLDTVELAYELGHQVYVVDGYRLSHYRRGVGQRAKNDPCDARLLARYLAHEQGGLRAWSPPPKAYKALQSLLHRRAALIKARVSLAQSWANEPRLEEELKCLMETFKRSDLAIQKQLRDLSKEAGAAENIERCKAIEGVGVLTATGFATAFLRGEFKDSNAFIAFLGMDLRVDDSGKKTGSRSLTKKGDPEIRRLAHNSAMAACRSATWKPFYEGYLARGFKRTQALVILARKLARVAFALMKNQSEYQPNRPLQGCPAT